The nucleotide window ttaatccaTCTACTTAAGACGTTTGCTATGTTGAAGAATGTCTCTGCTGGAGAGAAAAGCTCTAAGCTGTGAGTAGGAATGCATTGTAAGTGTTTGCATTCCAGGGGGGTGGAGAGAACATGACTCATACACACAAGGTGTCTCCACCCTGTCAAACCCtactttttctctttgttatccacccatttttacatattttgtggCTTGGCTTAAGTTTCAGCCAAAGACGCAATATGTCACATTATGGTATGCCACTGCCAAAGGATGTGCAGAGTTACATGATAAACTCAAAAGCTGGTTATGCCACAGGCATATTCATACTTTTCGTCAAAACTGATAGGAATTCTTTCAGGAGCTGACGTCAATCAGGGTCTGGGAAAAATGGTTCTGCctggtttctgtttttcatttctttgaaaCACATAGTGACCAGTGAGTAGACAAACGTGTTAGATAAGAGGcttcaataataatttaaacattagAGCATTataaacataatgtaaattaaagaatGACCATATATAGTATTTTCACCAAGCATCTTTAGGCCTCATATATGCATTGTATCAGATAATCTGAGAAGGGCCACTAATGTCCTGGTTAGAGCTTTCATTTTGCATTCTGAATGTTATCAGCTCAAATCTTATGTTCCAGCCATATTaaagggtaaacaattgtaagtagtttggGAACAAGACCTAATAGCAGCCCCCGTCTACATAAATAataaggaatatttttttttaactacataAGTACTCACCACTGAAATATAGCTAATATTTTGATAAACTGATAATTCATTAATGATTAACTAGTCTGCTAAAGGTGTTAAGTCTAGGGATATTTTCAAAACAGTCTGAGCTAATAATGTTGTCCTTGACATGAAGGTCTGACTGAATAATGTCAAATATTAATATGCAACAAAAATCCTTCATTTTGTAATTACCCTAATTtgcataaatgaatatttttacagtgttgccgggtaggctctggttccccacgaccccatatgggacaagcggttcagaaaatgtgtgtgtgtgtgtgtaaattttttCTAAAGCTACAATATTGGTATTATTGCTCTCATAAAATAGAATTCGAGTTTTACTAAATAATTTCTAATACACAGCTTTGCCTGTGTAAatacctttacacagctactcctgtaatgttaTACAAATGTTCATACAtatcacaagaaaaaaattatcacTAGTACGTCAAtttggaattgtggatattcagataaagttttatgcagctactcgcatgatgaacattggttcatatggtggaaagagacTAAGTGTATTAAACAATCACgggtctgcatctaagtctcgctttctcttaatgtaatgcacacattgtattttctatgagatgtacgtcactttgaaaaaaccgtctgctaaatgaataaatgtaaatgtaatacagggTTTTGCTTTTGATGCATTTCATGGTTATgtaaaaaaagcctttttcatttagctcttctgaggtgttctgtgtatcttttgtttgtttatgagCAGTGCCAAACCAAGGATGACACTCACAATGGCCGAGCCAATGTGCCTCATTGAAAATGGCAACGACGGCAAACTACAGGTCATCCCACAGGCTCTTAAGGCCTTGGCGCAGATTGACCAGCGTGTTGTGGTGGTTGCAGTGGTAGGACTGTACCGCACTGGCAAGTCTTACCTTATGAACAAGCTGGCTGGCAAGAGGAAAGGTGGGGCTGATTTCCACTCGTCAAACTATGAACACGGGTATACCCATGCCTTTTCTTGTTCTACAGTGATTATTCCTCTGTTCTGAAGAGTCTCTTTGTTCCCACCAGGATTTGCCCTGGGAGCCACCGTACAGTCCAAGACCAAAGGCATCTGGATGTGGTGTGTGCCTCATCCAGTGAAAGAGGGCCACACTCTGGTGCTGCTGGATACCGAGGGTCTAGGAGATGTGGAGAAGGTGATATTTGAATTCTGATCATTTGTATTACATCATATATTTTTGGCCTTTTTCATgaacagtcagtcagtcacagaATTGACTTTGAAAAGCTGCCAGTTATTGTAATTTTATGCCTTTTTTAACCATGGagtaattaatttcatattagatacatttttatttttatttcagtgaaacGTATAAATGTTGACTTATAAAATATACGTATAACTTTCTCTTTCACCCGCTCTCTctaaatatgtatgtgtgcatttattcatttagatgatgcttttctccaaagcaacttacagtgttaagctattcacagttatttatccatttatacaactgggtaattttactttagcatgaccttgctcaagggtactacatctagTAGTGGGATTttaacttgtgacctttgggtccaaagacttcagctcttaccactatgctatAGACATACAAAAGACATAAAAGTTGATGAAATCTTGTTCTATTCAGGGCACTGCACTATAAATTATACTCCCATAaacattaattcagggtaatttAGCagtttaagtaccttactcGTGGTTACTATAGGAGAGAGAGGTGGAATGAGCACCGGAGACCTTCAGCCTGCAATAATggtcctaaccactacaccctcTTCTGGCCAGTTACAGTGtcagtttacccattttttaccaaataatgaaattaaggTCACACTTTACTTTTTgtctttaattatttaaacaatgAGGTTTTTACTAATGTTTTTCACTAATGTTCTTCTTGAATAAAAATAGAGCACAATCTGTCGCATAAATCCTCTCTGCTGCCTGAATGCTGACATTGGCATTTTCACacaagtaaaaagtaaaaacaaaagattcttccagttttgtttgcatttttccaaatgTATTAAATTCAACTCTAGTTTTACCATGTCATTGAAACTGAAAGAGATAAGGTCCTTCTTTATATTGATTTCATGTGTAAAACTATACAAATTTACTGATGTGTCTTCACAGGGAGATGCGAAAAATGACATCTGGATATTTTCACTTGCTGTGCTGTTAAGCAGCACGTTAGTGTATAACAGTATGGGAACCATTGACAATGATGCAATACAACGACTGCAGTATCCTTTCAAAGGACCACATCTCATTCCCCAGTTGTCATAATGTTGACATGACCTGCAATGACTTTACATTATTGCTTATGTTAGCATAAATTTTACCATTTGACTTCAGGTTTGtctatttatgcttatttatgTGTGCATTATGGTATTATATTTGTCAAACATACTTCAGACAAGTTCTTTGAAATATTCTCCTGAATGGTGAGGTCATCAGCTATGTGACAGAGTTGACAGAGCACATAAAGGTGAAGTCAAAGGCAGACAATGAGGATGAATCCATTGAGTTTGTCCGAATCTTTCCTTCCTTTGTATGGACGGTCCGAGATTTCACCCTCACCTTGGAATTTGATGGAAAGCCAGTCACTGCTGATGAGTACCTGGACAAATCTCTGCAGCTAAAAAATGGTAAGAATACCAGTGTAGACTAAAGTCAGGGAACCTAACACTTAAGATTTATGTTTCTGTCAGGATTCCAGGTTGACTGAATGGAGGAATGatgaaactacacacacacacacacacacacacacacacacacagaaaccgcttgtcccgagtggggtcatggtgagccagagtctaGCCTGACAGCCAGGGGTGCAGGGCCAGATGAGAGGGGCACACCCagagcaggatgccagtctgtcgcagggcaccccaagcgggacttcaaccctggacccaccagagaacaggcacaggccaaacccgctgcgccgccgaaCCCCCCATGATGAAACTACTCTATTTCATAAACTAAGATACTTGACACATCCTCAGAATTGCTTTTTCTGTAGGGGCAAAGGAGGAGCTAGTGCACTGTGCATTTATTGGGTGcaaatttctttttcctttttgtgtctCTATGCAGTTGCAGATTATTTTTTGAATATggccagctccccgcgaccccgtatgggacaagcggttcgggcaatgtgtgtgtgtgtgtgtgtgtttaatcagATGTCTTAATCTGCCTTTTGTGCACGCAGTATAAGTGTTGTTATATTTTGAATATATCCTTGGTCTTTTCTATTCAGGACTAAAATTGTTAAACCTGTGTTGTCTTAAAATGTTGTTCCCTCTATATTGTACCAACAAAATGTTGGTTCAGGCAGAATTACCTAAAAGTCAGCTGCTGTAATTTCATTAACAGATGCTCTGGTCAGTTTTATGAAAATAGATTACATAGACTATACTTCCTGTTACTAAAATTGACTGACCATAACTCCTGTCTTCCTTACAAGGACATTCAAAAAAAGTCCAGGAATACAACATGCCCCGCAGCTGCTTGCGAAATTTTTTCCCCAGCCGGAAGTGCTTTGTGTTTGAACGCCCAGCAGCAACGGAGAAAATGAAAGAGCTAAGTGAGCTGAGCGATCGGGAGTTAGAGCCCTCCTTTGTGGAGCAGGCTAATGAATTCTGCGATTACATTTACAACAAGGCTGAAATCAAAACTTTGAAAGGGGGGATCCCTGTGACTGGCAGATGTGAGTATTAAGACTTTATACCTCAATCTGCAGCATCCTACTATTGCAGTAGCTTGCATTTTTAGTGTTTAATACTTTTAATATATTCCTGCTTCTGCTTGACAATACTAAATTATCAAAATTCAGCAGCAAGTTATCATCTCTGCCCagtgttaaaattaattactgaattaatttgaaaaaattaaggCACAAGGAGTCTTATTTGTGAGCAACTAAACTGAAGACATGCACTATATCTGTCCCTAAGTGCTGGGGAACCTGGCCAAGGTGTATGTAGATACAATCTGCAGCAACCAGGTGCCTTGCCTGGAGAATGCAGTCCAGGCCCTGTCTCAGATTGAGAATGCCAATGCGGTGCAACGGGCTGTGGCTCACTATAGAGCCAAAATGGGAGAGTG belongs to Scleropages formosus chromosome 18, fSclFor1.1, whole genome shotgun sequence and includes:
- the LOC114909117 gene encoding guanylate-binding protein 1-like, translating into MTLTMAEPMCLIENGNDGKLQVIPQALKALAQIDQRVVVVAVVGLYRTGKSYLMNKLAGKRKGFALGATVQSKTKGIWMWCVPHPVKEGHTLVLLDTEGLGDVEKGDAKNDIWIFSLAVLLSSTLVYNSMGTIDNDAIQRLHYVTELTEHIKVKSKADNEDESIEFVRIFPSFVWTVRDFTLTLEFDGKPVTADEYLDKSLQLKNGHSKKVQEYNMPRSCLRNFFPSRKCFVFERPAATEKMKELSELSDRELEPSFVEQANEFCDYIYNKAEIKTLKGGIPVTGRLLGNLAKVYVDTICSNQVPCLENAVQALSQIENANAVQRAVAHYRAKMGEWVVFPTETQEELSQIHGTMVKEALKIFIENSFKDEDQKHQLELMKVLQKEYEAICDKNIQESKKVCQSIIKRVFQPLEDRLSSGSYMSPGGYRKYSQDIQNYIRKYRSEHGRGVMAEETLKEYLEGKKKTGETILAADQSLTEAEHQMEVERARTRALEQEKQAAKEKAEIYERMIKDQQHTYNENVEQLLKKMEEERISAMREHERVVEAKLKEQHDLLKEGFKEKAELLQKDIDGLNRQREKEQVESPSLFSTILDNVGQAASLFLPGILPKVGGMAVSYMSRFFK